Within Candidatus Latescibacterota bacterium, the genomic segment GTTTCCCTCTTCGATCCATTTTTTCGCGTTATCCCAGGTACCACCCGCATTCGACATGAAAATGCCCAACAGCACACCTGTCACCGTGGCCCCCGCAAGGAAACCTCCAAGCGATTCGGGTCCCAGCAGGAATCCCACAGCAAGCGGAGCGATTATCGCTATGATACCCGGCAGGATCATCTCCTTCAGGGCAGCCTTTGTCACGATATCCACGCACGACTTGGTATCGGGCTCAGCCTCACCTTCCATCAGGCCGACGATCTCTCTGAACTGTCTTCTTATCTCGATCACCATCTTGTTCGCCGCCCGGCCCACACCCTTCATCGTCATGGCGGCCATCATGAACGGCATCATCCCGCCTAGGAAGAGTCCTATGACTGTCCTCGTTGACGCGAGGTTGATCGAATCCAGCCCCACAGTCTTCTGATAGGCGCTGAACAAGGCAAGCGCGGTTAGTGCTGCCGAACCTATGGCAAAACCCTTGCCCACCGCAGCGGTCGTATTCCCTATGGAATCAAGCTTGTCAGTTATCTTCCTGATCTCCGGTCCGGCTTTCGACATCTCGGCGATACCCCCGGCATTGTCGGCGATCGGACCGTAAGAATCTGTCGACATCACTATCCCGATTATAGAGAGCATTCCGACAGCAGATATCGCTATCCCGTAAAGTCCGCCACCAAAGGTATAGGCAACAAACATCGCGGCCGCGAGAGTGAAGATCGGCATGATCGTGCTTTCAAAACCGACAGCCAGTCCTGTGATAATAACAGTAGCCGGGCCGGTCTCGCTGGACCGGGCCACTGTCTTTACAGGCGGGCCCGAAGTAAAGAACTCGCTCTCCGCTCCGATAAGAATACCCGCCACTATTCCTGCCAGGATGGCCCAGAATGGCTCTGTTGTACCTAACACCATCTTTATCAAGAACCACGAGGCAGCTATAAACAGGATTCCGCTGAAATATTCGCTGTACCGCAGAGCTTCCTGGGGACCGGCCTTCTTCAACAGGCCGATCGACCAGATCCCGATCACCGAAGCAATGAGGCCCACGGCGATCAGAAGTATCGGAAGCGCCATATATCTGATATTCTCAACGCCTGTCATTGATGCTCCGAGAGCTATAGCAGCGATAACGCTTCCCACGTAACTTTCAAAAAGATCCGCACCCATTCCGGCAGTATCCCCGACATTGTCTCCGACGTTGTCGGCGATCACTCCTGGATTCCTCGGGTCGTCTTCGGGGATTCCCGCCTCTATTTTGCCGACAAGGTCGGCCCCGACATCCGCGCTTTTCGTAAATACGCCTCCACCCACACGCGCGAACAGGGCGATCGAACTTGCTCCCATCGCGAACCCGTTGATTATTTTTGGATCCCTTGTAAAGAAAAAGTAGAAGCCTATCCCGACAACACCCAGGGCCGCTACCGATATACCCATCACAGACCCGCCACCGAAAGCGATCATCAGCGCTCTGTTCATACCGCCGTCCTTGGCTCCCTGGCAGGCTCTCACGCTGCTACGGGTCGCCGCTTCCATCCCAAGCAGTCCGGCTCCCATCGAGCATATCGCTCCGATCAGGAATGCGATGGCCGTCCAGGTACTGAGCGCGAAATTCAGTACGACGAATATTATCGCGATAAAAATCGCGATAATGCTGTATTCTCTTTTAAGAAAAACGAAGGCCCCGAGATGGATCTCGTCCGCGATCTTTTTCATCACATCCGTACCCTCAGGATATTTTTTTACATTAAAATAAGTGATAACAGCTATCACCATTCCTGCCACGCCGATCCACGGCGCTACATTCAACAGCTTGGCCAGAAACTCAGCACTCATCATGTCCTCCAGTTCTCCATGTCGCCTGATCTTACAGCAGTCTGCTAAACATGTTTTCGGTTCGCAACCTCTTATATTTAGGCAAAGTTGTCAAGAAGATTCACATTGTCTGTGAATACCAGCTAAAAAGAACCAGCCCTTTTTGTGAGCTGGCTCTATCTTCTTTTTGTTG encodes:
- a CDS encoding sodium-translocating pyrophosphatase, which translates into the protein MSAEFLAKLLNVAPWIGVAGMVIAVITYFNVKKYPEGTDVMKKIADEIHLGAFVFLKREYSIIAIFIAIIFVVLNFALSTWTAIAFLIGAICSMGAGLLGMEAATRSSVRACQGAKDGGMNRALMIAFGGGSVMGISVAALGVVGIGFYFFFTRDPKIINGFAMGASSIALFARVGGGVFTKSADVGADLVGKIEAGIPEDDPRNPGVIADNVGDNVGDTAGMGADLFESYVGSVIAAIALGASMTGVENIRYMALPILLIAVGLIASVIGIWSIGLLKKAGPQEALRYSEYFSGILFIAASWFLIKMVLGTTEPFWAILAGIVAGILIGAESEFFTSGPPVKTVARSSETGPATVIITGLAVGFESTIMPIFTLAAAMFVAYTFGGGLYGIAISAVGMLSIIGIVMSTDSYGPIADNAGGIAEMSKAGPEIRKITDKLDSIGNTTAAVGKGFAIGSAALTALALFSAYQKTVGLDSINLASTRTVIGLFLGGMMPFMMAAMTMKGVGRAANKMVIEIRRQFREIVGLMEGEAEPDTKSCVDIVTKAALKEMILPGIIAIIAPLAVGFLLGPESLGGFLAGATVTGVLLGIFMSNAGGTWDNAKKWIEEGNLGGKGTDAHSASVVGDTVGDPFKDTSGPSMNILIKLMAVVALVFAPLFMK